attcttatattttttaaataacaaatgttgtattttaaaaaaaaaaattcattaaaactaattatttttaaactaccaaacatatctaaaatataataaattattaataaaatagtttttatcCAAAATTTTGTCGATTAGTGTATCatttcaatataaaataatgtaaaatttaatttttgaaacatttttcaaaaataatttccatacgttattaaatttttaataattgtaaattaattttaaaaagtaatatttaaaaaaaatactacttgtaatataaaatattttaatattttttacactAGTAATTTAAAGAGCTCGTagtatttttagaaatacaTTTAATCTTAATGTATACATAATGTTAAAGcttattttgtattttaaataaacataaacaaatataaataaaccATATGTTTCTtccttaaaatattattgtataattatatttttctattatttattattctttttaatttatattatttatatatatgtgttttaaaataatatatttggaGTTGTGCcattaataattatgttaACAACCATATCTCCTATTGCTTAAAGTAACATTATAATGTTTTGaatcaataaatatatacacaTAATTTATTACATGTATAATAgctatttatttataaaaactttttttttttacatttatcaatatttaaaaaaatgtaacataatattttaggagaattatgatatatattGAAGCTGAAAATTTACCTCAGTTTGTTTTACAAACTATATTTgcttatttatcattaaaagatATCCAATCTTGTATATTAGTTTGCAAAAGATggaatattattatagaaCATTACAGTGATGCATTTTGgaaaaatagatttttaaaattaacttcTAATACTACAGTAAAAGATTTAAcaatgtttaatatttttaaaaaaccaAGATCAAAAGTTAGAgcaattaaatattcttgGAATCCCAAAGATAGttcaaaaaatatgtttGTGAAACCTAATGGTATTACTGTTCATAGACATCCTGTCGCACAAAGTACAGATGGAATAAGAGGAAATATAGGAGTAAAATCAGGAATTCATGCATGGGAAATAATATGGGAAGGACCACTAGGAACTGTAGCAATTATTGGTATTGCAACAAAACATGCAGCTTTACATTGCCCTGGTTATCATGCTTTACTTGGTAGTGATGACCAGTCATGGGGATGGAATCTAGTAAATGGTAATTTACAACATAATGGAGAAGTATTATGTACATATCCAAGAAGAAATAATGCAcctaaatataaaattggtGAAAAAGTAAGAATGATTCTTGACTGTGACCAAGGACTACTATACTTTGAAAAAGGTCACGATTTCCTTGGAATAGCATTTGATGATATACCaccattaaaattatttccaGCAATATGTGCCGTCTACGGAAACACAGAGGTGAGCATGGTTTACATTGGTGCACCATTGGCTGGTTAAAAAGTTTACAATTagtacatatttttattatatttatattcaaataaataccactaaatattactttgttttttatatcaatatagCTCAAGGCATAATTTGAATTATAAACAGATAAAGAGTGtggtaataaattattttattgatattaaagTTCTGGAATTACATTAGATGATTCTCTAAGTTCACCTAAATTCATGTTGTAttcatttttcaatttaCATACTGTATCTCTCCAACCAGAATATTTCATTTGTAGATTTCCTAGATGTTCTCTTCCAAGACAACGAGGTTTAATCCATTCAAGGCTAAAAACTTTACCAACTTCATCAATTTTTCCTCTAATTAATTTCTTACTAACAGCTTTCATCAAAAGATATTCAACATCATTCAATGGAATATTACAATATGATACAAAAGCGTCATATGGTATTGTAGTTGTTGGAGAAGTAGATGTTAATTGAAGTGCAGCACAAAGTCTAATTTTTCTCTCTAATAATTctgaagaaatattaaaaagtggTTTTGATTTGTAATTAGAATCATTGAAACTAACTAAATCACCATCAACAAAACAACGCACAAATGTATGAATCCAACGATTTTCAGGTGATAAATCAACTGCTTTATCATGAATAGGATGATTTAAACATTCTCCAAGATCATAAATATCAGGTGATAAAATAGCAGCCTCACACATAGAATAACTgtacaattttaaattttcgaCATCAGTTAATTTACTGCTATCAGATAcattcaaataatttatgataGCACGATAAAATTGAGTGTAATCTTGAGTTTGTCTATAAAATTCCATTAAAGAAAGATAATACCAGGACAAAACATCTGTTTTTCCTGGGCATGTTTCAACTAATTCTAAAACTTGAGCAATATATTCATCAGGTTTTGGTTCACCTTCTCCTGGTAAACCTcctttttttacataaaattcAATCTTTGTTGTCATAAGACGAATGACAGCAGTAACATCactttgataatattttataagatCATCCAAAAAAGCGTAAGCTTCAGCTTTTCCAGCTCTATCAAAAATAGAATGAGCAACATATCGAGCGATTACAGCAACAGAATATGGAGCAAGAGTAGctttatatgttaaaataacaCTGTTCCAGAACTCTTCCATATCCAATCCTTTTGAAAGTACATCATTcttaagaaataatataacacTTTGTGAAAATTGATGCCAATGtctaaaataaagataaaaaaatttatttaaaaagcaAAAAAACATACTTTAAAGAATGAAGATTTAATAATTCTGACCATACTTTTTTCTGATCTTCAGTAATGCTTTCTTCAAGCTTTTTTGTAAGAAAACTATCAACTTTGTCaagcatttttaatattttctatatgataaaatgaatatagaGATCCAAAACGATGACTATAAGCACTTTACCAAAAGATGTTTGAAGTAGTGCTACTTTCTTCCCAAGACTAATTACAAATTCAAATGAagagtaaaaaataatatatacaatataagatggaaaaaaagaaaaaaatagtatCAGTTATCAAATGggttttatatttcttacaTAGTGGTGTAATTAGTAATATACCTTcttaatatatcaaatataatatatatatccgTTTTACAAAGCATTgtaactttaaattttattcttagACAACAATTTCATAAATTAATCAAatcactttttaataaaaataacattcaGTAACAGGAATTTCTCCGGATAACATATCTAGTAGTATTGAAATGTAGGAAATAACAGCTCTTTTCAGTTTTTGCAGGACTGTTTTTTGCCGCCCCTATCATTCTTCAATTATAATCTTAGGAAATTAATAAACTGATATATTTTTCagtgttttataaaaataagcaTCTATCTTTTTATCTTcaataaaatacaataatgTTTCTTCTGTTGTGattacaaaaatttcaagtttaaactttttacttttcataggaattatttttatcattttatatcataaCCAATCAAATGATTGTTGTTAACgttattcaaaaatattttttttaaaagaaaccATTGAATTAAAATTCCTTTGTGAAactttaataaatctttattaatgttttctCTACGATTCCGTAAAGTTGGATTTAAATTACCGTGATTTTAGATAtgttgttaattttttttcataatgtATTTCAGTTTTTCGATGTATTCTTATATTACAACGACAGTTTCTTTTATGGTGACATTATTTATCGTTATgctaactttttttaatttttaaagttttataaaaaaatttatttacataatttatttacatatcTTTTATTTGCATAAC
This Strongyloides ratti genome assembly S_ratti_ED321, chromosome : 2 DNA region includes the following protein-coding sequences:
- a CDS encoding F-box domain and B30.2/SPRY domain and SPla/RYanodine receptor SPRY domain and Concanavalin A-like lectin/glucanases superfamily domain and SPla/RYanodine receptor subgroup domain-containing protein, whose amino-acid sequence is MIYIEAENLPQFVLQTIFAYLSLKDIQSCILVCKRWNIIIEHYSDAFWKNRFLKLTSNTTVKDLTMFNIFKKPRSKVRAIKYSWNPKDSSKNMFVKPNGITVHRHPVAQSTDGIRGNIGVKSGIHAWEIIWEGPLGTVAIIGIATKHAALHCPGYHALLGSDDQSWGWNLVNGNLQHNGEVLCTYPRRNNAPKYKIGEKVRMILDCDQGLLYFEKGHDFLGIAFDDIPPLKLFPAICAVYGNTEVSMVYIGAPLAG
- a CDS encoding 26S proteasome non-ATPase regulatory subunit 13, whose product is MLDKVDSFLTKKLEESITEDQKKVWSELLNLHSLKHWHQFSQSVILFLKNDVLSKGLDMEEFWNSVILTYKATLAPYSVAVIARYVAHSIFDRAGKAEAYAFLDDLIKYYQSDVTAVIRLMTTKIEFYVKKGGLPGEGEPKPDEYIAQVLELVETCPGKTDVLSWYYLSLMEFYRQTQDYTQFYRAIINYLNVSDSSKLTDVENLKLYSYSMCEAAILSPDIYDLGECLNHPIHDKAVDLSPENRWIHTFVRCFVDGDLVSFNDSNYKSKPLFNISSELLERKIRLCAALQLTSTSPTTTIPYDAFVSYCNIPLNDVEYLLMKAVSKKLIRGKIDEVGKVFSLEWIKPRCLGREHLGNLQMKYSGWRDTVCKLKNEYNMNLGELRESSNVIPEL